The following coding sequences lie in one Thermomicrobium sp. 4228-Ro genomic window:
- a CDS encoding DHH family phosphoesterase, with product MVIRPDRNDSILGSRQAAWQLVTAARSLLITTHANPDADAVASVLALRLAVVDFVPCVACSTGDFTAPRNLGFLPGANTLLDSPTQLPDEVETIVLLDCADPTRLGPLYHARQAWFDGSIPLVNVDHHVTNSLFGLVNLVDAMASSTTEVLARWLLDVGIDLTPDIATCLLTGLYGDTLSFQTSSTTPVAHELAALLLRKGARQEEIVTNLFRRKPVSTILLWGAALSRIRLEPPVIWTEITSMMLEMTGATAAEGEGIVNFLSGAEGTVVAILFYEHPEGWRVSVRSADSLVDVAAICQHFGGGGHPRAAGCRLPAGESSRRAFLDYVRAAVIERMSSELPTG from the coding sequence ATGGTGATCAGACCTGACCGAAACGATTCCATCCTTGGGAGTCGTCAAGCTGCGTGGCAACTCGTCACTGCTGCACGGTCGCTGCTCATCACCACGCATGCCAACCCGGATGCTGACGCCGTCGCCTCGGTCCTGGCTCTTCGGCTCGCCGTCGTCGACTTCGTTCCCTGCGTCGCATGTTCGACTGGGGATTTTACCGCACCGCGAAATCTCGGTTTCTTGCCGGGCGCGAACACGTTACTCGATTCCCCTACCCAATTGCCGGACGAGGTCGAGACGATCGTGCTGCTTGACTGTGCAGACCCGACGCGTCTCGGTCCCCTCTATCACGCTCGGCAAGCATGGTTCGACGGATCCATCCCGCTCGTGAACGTCGACCACCATGTGACGAATAGCTTGTTCGGGCTCGTCAATCTCGTCGATGCCATGGCATCCTCGACGACCGAGGTCCTGGCTCGGTGGTTGCTCGATGTAGGTATCGACCTCACACCGGACATTGCAACCTGCCTCCTGACCGGGCTCTACGGCGATACCCTGAGTTTCCAAACATCCAGCACGACGCCGGTAGCGCATGAACTCGCGGCCCTGCTGCTCCGCAAAGGAGCCCGCCAGGAGGAGATCGTTACCAACCTCTTCCGTCGCAAACCAGTCTCGACCATTCTGCTCTGGGGCGCGGCGCTCAGTCGTATCCGCCTGGAGCCACCGGTCATTTGGACCGAAATTACCTCCATGATGCTTGAGATGACCGGTGCGACGGCCGCCGAAGGAGAAGGTATCGTCAACTTCCTGAGCGGGGCCGAAGGCACCGTGGTCGCGATCCTGTTTTACGAGCATCCGGAAGGCTGGCGCGTCTCTGTGCGTTCGGCCGATTCGCTGGTCGACGTCGCCGCCATCTGCCAACACTTCGGTGGTGGCGGTCATCCGCGTGCAGCCGGTTGCCGGCTTCCAGCGGGTGAATCGTCTCGACGAGCGTTCCTCGATTACGTCCGAGCCGCTGTCATCGAGCGAATGAGCAGTGAGCTACCGACCGGATAG
- the truB gene encoding tRNA pseudouridine(55) synthase TruB yields the protein MHGILLVDKPRGWTSHDVVAWVRRRLRVRSVGHGGTLDPAAEGLLLVVVGAATRLAQYAIDADKSYVAHIVLGASTTTEDLEGELRERHRVQTPPPRAVIESTLEHFLGTIQQVPPAYSSIKVGGIAAHRQARRGATLELRARTVTVRRLELLTYDYPDLVVAIDCGKGFYVRAFARDLGDQLGTGAYLHGLVRTRIGSFTLAEAWSIEALQEVLAPDTWPLVAYHPDALVSQLPILRIPDPQLTAWYHGAPVRCRVTASHGSLARAYAPDGTWIGLARYDADRRFWHPELVHRARG from the coding sequence ATGCACGGAATCCTGCTGGTCGACAAACCACGAGGCTGGACTTCACACGACGTCGTTGCGTGGGTGCGGCGTCGCCTCCGAGTCCGCTCCGTCGGCCACGGTGGCACCCTCGATCCGGCAGCCGAAGGATTGCTTCTCGTGGTCGTGGGAGCGGCGACACGGCTGGCTCAGTATGCCATCGATGCGGACAAGAGCTACGTCGCCCATATCGTCCTCGGCGCTTCGACGACGACGGAGGACCTCGAAGGAGAGCTGCGAGAGCGACACCGGGTTCAGACTCCGCCTCCACGGGCAGTGATCGAGTCGACTTTGGAGCACTTTCTCGGCACGATCCAACAAGTTCCGCCCGCTTACTCGTCGATCAAGGTAGGCGGCATCGCTGCTCACCGTCAGGCCCGTCGTGGTGCGACGCTCGAATTACGAGCGCGCACCGTAACCGTTCGTCGCTTGGAACTCTTGACCTACGATTACCCCGACCTCGTTGTCGCCATCGACTGCGGGAAAGGATTCTACGTTCGGGCATTCGCGCGCGACCTGGGCGATCAGCTCGGTACCGGCGCCTATCTGCACGGACTCGTGCGGACGCGGATCGGCTCCTTCACGCTCGCCGAGGCTTGGAGCATCGAGGCCCTCCAGGAGGTCCTTGCTCCGGACACCTGGCCACTCGTTGCCTACCACCCTGACGCGCTGGTGAGCCAGTTACCGATCCTGCGGATTCCCGATCCGCAACTCACCGCATGGTATCATGGCGCTCCGGTGCGGTGCCGTGTCACCGCCTCTCATGGTTCGCTCGCGCGAGCCTACGCGCCGGACGGCACCTGGATCGGGCTCGCGCGGTACGACGCAGATCGCAGGTTTTGGCACCCCGAACTCGTCCACCGCGCGCGAGGCTGA
- the ribF gene encoding riboflavin biosynthesis protein RibF produces the protein MRLFTEWSRLPPDRHVLTIGNFDGVHRGHRSLLTTVRDRARALGVRSLAITFDPLPSEVLVPERAPQRLTLTEHRLRLLLACGIDRILLVRFDRSFAALSPEEFVRLLVNSAHPVEIVVGDDFHFGRNRSGNPDVLRALGTHYGFGVTIIERVAEKTGTISSTRIREAIARGDVRLAAELLDRPHLVVGDVVKGSGRGTLLGFPTANIAIRDRLLPPADGIYASIVHALERWYPALAYLGNRPTFPGAGYAVEVYLLADAVPALQGTVLDVYFIERLRPDRAFADPDQLIRQMQEDERHGRARLAMELPTWPPPLVAALYSPLEGEPTTYGHPERA, from the coding sequence ATGCGCCTTTTCACCGAGTGGAGTAGACTACCTCCGGATCGACATGTGCTGACGATCGGGAATTTCGACGGCGTCCATCGCGGACACCGCTCGTTGCTCACGACCGTTCGTGACCGTGCTCGCGCACTCGGGGTTCGCAGTCTCGCGATCACGTTCGACCCTCTGCCGAGCGAAGTGCTTGTCCCCGAACGTGCACCTCAGCGACTGACTCTCACGGAGCATCGACTCCGTTTGTTGCTCGCCTGCGGGATCGATCGTATCCTGCTCGTTCGCTTCGACCGCTCCTTCGCCGCACTCTCACCCGAGGAGTTCGTCCGCCTGCTCGTGAACTCCGCGCACCCGGTGGAAATCGTGGTCGGAGACGACTTCCACTTTGGCCGTAATCGCAGTGGCAATCCGGACGTGCTGCGCGCGCTCGGCACACACTATGGTTTTGGCGTGACGATCATCGAGCGCGTTGCCGAGAAGACCGGAACGATTTCGTCGACGCGAATCCGTGAAGCGATCGCACGTGGCGATGTCCGCCTTGCCGCTGAACTCCTCGATCGCCCGCACCTCGTCGTCGGGGATGTCGTCAAGGGATCGGGGAGAGGTACCCTCCTCGGATTCCCGACCGCCAACATCGCGATACGAGACCGGTTACTACCGCCAGCAGACGGGATCTATGCGTCCATCGTCCACGCGCTCGAGCGCTGGTATCCAGCACTGGCCTATCTCGGGAACCGTCCCACGTTTCCCGGCGCTGGATACGCCGTCGAGGTCTATCTCCTCGCAGACGCAGTGCCGGCATTGCAGGGTACAGTGCTCGATGTGTACTTCATCGAGCGCTTGCGTCCGGATCGCGCATTCGCCGACCCGGACCAGCTGATTCGGCAGATGCAGGAAGACGAACGCCACGGGCGCGCACGGTTGGCGATGGAACTTCCGACGTGGCCGCCGCCGCTGGTCGCCGCTTTGTACAGTCCACTGGAAGGAGAACCGACGACCTATGGCCACCCCGAACGAGCGTGA
- the tyrS gene encoding tyrosine--tRNA ligase, translating into MATPNEREALVERLLTRGTVDVVVRERLRERLLGDRPLRVKLGVDPTRPDIHLGHYVCFRKLREFQTLGHQVVVIIGDWTARIGDPSGRSTQRPMLTAEEVEANARTYLDQFFKVVDISRAEIVWQSSWFGTFTLEDVIRLTSKYTVAKLLTRDDFAKRYEEGSPISITELLYPLLQAYDSVAIQADVEIGGTDQLFNLLVGRDIMREYGLDPQDILTVPLLVGTDGTLKMSKSYGNYIGVNEPPEEMFGKIMSVPDHVLGDYLRLLTDLPDEEIDALLAGMANGSINPRDVKERLAVLVVSDLHSPEAAERARDYFHRVHRLRELPEQMPEIPVPPRGRVIDFIVRAGFARTNNEARRLVAQGGVRFDGRRVVDPEAMIEIQEPIILQVGKRRFARLVPSAVHD; encoded by the coding sequence ATGGCCACCCCGAACGAGCGTGAAGCGCTGGTCGAGCGTCTCCTCACGCGTGGGACGGTCGACGTCGTCGTTCGCGAGCGTTTGCGCGAACGGCTGCTCGGCGATCGTCCGCTCCGGGTCAAGCTGGGTGTGGATCCGACCCGCCCGGACATCCACCTCGGCCATTACGTGTGTTTCCGCAAGTTGCGCGAATTCCAGACATTGGGACATCAGGTGGTCGTGATCATCGGAGACTGGACCGCACGGATCGGCGACCCCTCCGGGCGCTCGACCCAACGTCCGATGTTGACCGCAGAAGAGGTCGAGGCGAACGCGAGGACCTACCTCGATCAGTTCTTCAAGGTCGTCGATATCAGTCGTGCGGAAATCGTCTGGCAGAGTAGCTGGTTCGGCACCTTCACGCTCGAGGACGTGATCCGGCTGACCAGCAAGTACACGGTCGCGAAGCTCTTAACTCGCGACGATTTCGCCAAGCGCTACGAGGAGGGATCACCGATCAGCATCACCGAACTCCTCTATCCGCTCTTACAGGCTTACGACTCCGTCGCCATCCAAGCTGATGTTGAGATCGGTGGTACCGACCAACTCTTCAACCTTCTCGTCGGTCGCGATATCATGCGAGAATACGGCCTCGACCCGCAGGACATTCTGACCGTTCCCTTGCTCGTCGGTACCGACGGTACCTTGAAAATGAGCAAGAGCTACGGGAACTACATCGGTGTCAATGAGCCACCGGAAGAGATGTTCGGCAAAATCATGTCGGTTCCGGATCACGTCTTGGGGGATTACCTTCGGTTGCTGACCGACCTTCCGGACGAGGAAATCGACGCGCTGCTCGCTGGTATGGCCAACGGCTCGATCAACCCGCGGGACGTGAAAGAACGGCTCGCTGTCCTCGTCGTCAGCGACCTGCACTCGCCCGAGGCTGCCGAGCGGGCACGTGACTACTTCCACCGCGTTCACCGGTTGCGCGAGTTGCCCGAACAGATGCCGGAAATTCCGGTCCCACCGCGCGGCCGGGTGATCGACTTCATCGTCCGCGCTGGATTCGCTCGGACCAACAACGAAGCGCGCCGCCTCGTCGCGCAAGGCGGCGTACGGTTCGATGGGCGCCGCGTCGTAGATCCAGAGGCGATGATCGAAATTCAGGAACCGATAATCCTGCAAGTCGGCAAACGGCGGTTCGCGCGACTCGTCCCCTCGGCTGTCCACGACTGA
- a CDS encoding Zn-dependent alcohol dehydrogenase translates to MRARAAVLTEVKKPLEIWDLDVDLPKEGEVLVRVAAAGVCHSDLHYIQGDLTTVLPAVPGHEGAGIVEAVGPGVTRFQPGDHVLFVFRAFCGRCFYCLNGRPALCDFSNPLRRTGRMFDGTTRFHRDGQDVHHILGVSCFAEYTVVPEQGLLKLPDDIPLDRAALVGCGVTTGVGAVLFAAGVQPGDSVAVIGCGGVGLNVVQGAALAGAGPVIAVDVVPQKLEWAKQLGATHVVNAREHDPLDAIRSLTEGRGADYTFEVIGRVDTIQQAYEATRKGGTTVIVGLTPQGSVLPLDPLDLLRAEKTIKATLYGTANLPRDIPRLLELYRLGRLKLDELISRRLRLEQINEGFEAMLAGSVARSIVVFDS, encoded by the coding sequence ATGCGTGCGCGTGCTGCGGTGTTGACGGAAGTGAAGAAGCCGCTCGAAATCTGGGATCTCGATGTCGATCTGCCGAAAGAAGGCGAAGTCCTCGTTCGTGTCGCTGCTGCTGGCGTCTGCCATAGTGACCTCCATTACATTCAAGGTGACCTCACTACTGTCTTGCCAGCGGTACCTGGGCACGAGGGGGCTGGCATCGTCGAAGCTGTGGGGCCGGGCGTGACCCGGTTTCAGCCAGGCGACCATGTGCTGTTCGTCTTCCGTGCCTTCTGCGGCCGGTGCTTCTACTGTCTCAACGGTCGACCTGCCCTCTGCGACTTCAGCAATCCGCTGCGACGAACCGGGCGGATGTTCGACGGAACGACGCGTTTTCATCGTGACGGGCAGGATGTCCACCATATCCTCGGTGTCTCGTGCTTCGCCGAGTACACCGTGGTACCGGAGCAGGGTCTGCTGAAGCTTCCTGACGACATCCCGCTCGATCGGGCAGCGCTCGTCGGCTGCGGTGTCACCACTGGGGTTGGTGCCGTGCTATTCGCCGCCGGTGTCCAACCGGGAGACAGCGTCGCGGTGATCGGTTGCGGTGGTGTGGGGCTCAATGTGGTGCAGGGCGCGGCACTGGCTGGTGCTGGACCGGTCATCGCGGTGGATGTCGTGCCGCAAAAGCTCGAGTGGGCGAAACAACTCGGCGCGACACACGTCGTCAATGCGCGCGAGCACGATCCACTGGACGCGATACGCTCGCTGACCGAGGGACGCGGTGCAGACTACACCTTCGAAGTGATCGGTCGGGTCGACACGATTCAGCAGGCATACGAGGCGACGCGCAAGGGTGGGACCACAGTCATCGTCGGTTTGACTCCGCAAGGATCGGTGCTGCCGCTGGATCCGCTCGATCTCTTGCGAGCGGAGAAGACGATCAAAGCGACGCTCTACGGTACGGCCAACCTCCCCCGCGATATCCCACGCCTGCTCGAGCTGTACCGCCTGGGCCGCTTGAAGTTGGACGAACTGATTTCCCGGCGGTTGCGCCTCGAGCAGATCAACGAAGGCTTCGAGGCGATGCTGGCTGGGAGTGTCGCCCGCAGCATCGTCGTGTTCGATTCCTGA
- a CDS encoding SDH family Clp fold serine proteinase has protein sequence MEVTGLLFWLFLVFSMLSPVLQRRLLEMNRLRLIHQLEQRRGSRVITLIHRQEAVSFLGIPLARYIDIDDAEAVLRAIRLTPDEMPIDFIVHTPGGLVLAAEQIASALVRHRGKVTVFVPHYAMSGGTLIALAADEIVMDENAVLGPVDPQIGQYPAASVLRVIREKPIAEVDDQTLVLADIGEKAMRQVSATVRHILMANGMEEDKARAVAEALTCGQWTHDYPIDVEEARQLGLPVTVGIPDEVYQLMELYPQAMQRRPSVQYIPVPYEIPRQRDGSQRRGLKVG, from the coding sequence ATGGAGGTCACGGGTTTGCTGTTCTGGCTTTTTCTCGTTTTCTCGATGCTTTCACCGGTCCTGCAGCGTCGACTACTCGAGATGAACCGTCTACGACTGATCCACCAGCTGGAACAGCGCCGGGGATCGCGGGTGATCACACTGATTCACCGGCAGGAGGCGGTCTCGTTTTTGGGTATTCCTTTAGCCCGCTACATCGATATCGACGATGCGGAAGCCGTCTTGCGGGCGATTCGGTTAACGCCGGACGAGATGCCGATCGATTTCATCGTGCATACACCAGGCGGGTTAGTGCTGGCTGCCGAACAGATCGCCTCGGCCCTCGTGCGGCACCGCGGCAAGGTCACGGTGTTTGTGCCTCACTATGCGATGTCGGGTGGGACACTCATCGCGCTGGCGGCCGATGAGATCGTGATGGACGAGAATGCGGTACTCGGCCCGGTCGACCCGCAGATCGGGCAGTATCCTGCGGCATCGGTGCTGCGCGTGATCCGAGAGAAGCCGATCGCAGAAGTGGACGACCAGACCCTCGTGTTGGCCGATATCGGTGAGAAGGCGATGCGTCAGGTCAGCGCAACGGTCCGCCACATCCTGATGGCCAACGGTATGGAAGAGGACAAGGCTCGTGCTGTTGCCGAGGCCTTAACGTGTGGGCAGTGGACGCACGACTACCCGATCGACGTCGAAGAGGCGCGGCAGCTCGGGCTACCCGTCACGGTGGGGATTCCGGACGAAGTGTACCAGTTGATGGAGCTGTATCCGCAGGCGATGCAACGACGGCCGTCCGTCCAGTACATACCGGTGCCGTACGAGATACCACGGCAGCGGGACGGAAGCCAGCGGCGCGGGTTGAAGGTCGGGTAG
- a CDS encoding PspA/IM30 family protein yields MGLISRMTTFVKVKLTHLLDRAEDPRETLDYAYERQLQLLQQVRRGIVDVTTSKRRLELQRAKLQESLDRLTEQARQALSLGREDLARLALERKAIAQQQIDDLDTQIRTLEQEQAKLEQAEMRLRAKVEAFRTRKEVIKAQYSAAEAQVRINEAVTGISEEMADVGLALERAEEKTHQLQARASAIDELLASGVLEDLTGTRQDSIERELARVSVSESVETELAALRRQLGQGDTPKQLPEGGSS; encoded by the coding sequence ATGGGCCTCATTTCACGCATGACGACCTTCGTCAAAGTGAAGCTCACGCATCTGCTCGATCGTGCCGAGGATCCGCGAGAGACGCTCGATTACGCATACGAGCGCCAGCTGCAACTGCTCCAGCAAGTTCGGCGCGGTATCGTCGACGTGACGACATCGAAGCGCCGGTTGGAGTTGCAACGAGCCAAGCTTCAGGAATCGCTCGACCGCTTGACCGAGCAAGCCCGGCAGGCTCTCAGTCTCGGTCGCGAGGATTTGGCCCGCCTGGCACTCGAACGCAAGGCGATCGCCCAGCAGCAAATCGATGACCTCGATACACAGATCCGCACGCTCGAGCAGGAACAAGCCAAGCTCGAGCAAGCTGAGATGCGGCTGCGTGCCAAGGTCGAGGCGTTCCGTACCCGCAAGGAAGTCATCAAGGCTCAGTACTCAGCAGCCGAAGCCCAGGTGCGCATCAACGAAGCGGTGACCGGCATCTCCGAGGAGATGGCCGACGTCGGCCTGGCGCTCGAACGCGCCGAGGAGAAGACACATCAGCTGCAAGCACGCGCCTCGGCGATCGATGAACTCCTCGCCTCGGGCGTCCTCGAAGATTTGACCGGCACTCGACAGGACAGCATCGAGCGTGAACTCGCGCGCGTCAGTGTCAGCGAGTCGGTCGAAACCGAACTCGCCGCACTCCGCCGCCAGCTCGGGCAAGGCGACACGCCGAAGCAGCTTCCGGAAGGAGGCTCCTCGTGA
- the pspAA gene encoding PspA-associated protein PspAA, with protein MIVRILTEGQYRVDSGLYDDLNALDNAIVEAVAAGDEERFRALLDELLETVRRHGIPVSPDEFVESDIILPPPDTTLEEAQHLFAGDGLLPG; from the coding sequence GTGATCGTCCGGATTCTGACCGAAGGTCAATACCGGGTCGACAGCGGCCTCTATGACGACCTGAACGCGCTCGACAATGCGATCGTCGAAGCGGTCGCCGCGGGCGATGAGGAGCGCTTCCGCGCGTTGCTTGACGAGCTTCTCGAAACGGTGCGCCGGCATGGGATACCCGTGTCGCCCGACGAGTTCGTCGAATCGGACATCATCCTACCCCCACCCGATACGACTCTCGAGGAAGCGCAACACCTCTTCGCTGGTGATGGGCTACTGCCTGGCTGA
- the pspAB gene encoding PspA-associated protein PspAB, with the protein MKRFLDILLGRAARPVPARHDGLIAISTAAITMEAQLGLKPEPVAGLVFKPMESVFFERASEELDGLLRVAVRETGSRYRFWTDTYGYRWILLEDPDFEDVVATLQAASQTVIEHGFGSQLLAAVFRFTDQRGLPFYWIYQFKLGSFTPFAPRGGRRRDETEELRLVALLERELPVERRPEHWYGLWELPL; encoded by the coding sequence ATGAAACGATTTCTGGACATTTTGCTCGGGCGTGCAGCGCGCCCGGTGCCGGCGCGCCATGACGGACTGATCGCCATCAGTACCGCTGCGATCACGATGGAAGCGCAACTCGGCCTCAAGCCCGAGCCGGTCGCGGGTCTCGTGTTCAAGCCGATGGAATCGGTCTTTTTCGAGCGAGCGAGCGAGGAACTGGACGGACTCCTCCGTGTAGCGGTGCGCGAGACGGGGAGCCGGTATCGTTTCTGGACCGATACCTACGGATATCGTTGGATCCTGCTCGAGGATCCCGACTTCGAGGACGTGGTTGCGACGCTCCAGGCAGCGAGCCAAACCGTCATCGAGCATGGCTTCGGGAGCCAGCTCCTGGCGGCTGTCTTCCGCTTTACGGATCAAAGAGGCTTGCCATTCTACTGGATCTACCAGTTCAAGTTGGGAAGCTTCACACCATTCGCGCCTCGAGGAGGGCGAAGGCGGGACGAGACGGAAGAACTCCGTCTCGTCGCCCTGCTCGAGCGTGAGTTACCGGTCGAACGACGTCCGGAACACTGGTACGGGCTGTGGGAGCTCCCCTTGTAA
- the htpX gene encoding zinc metalloprotease HtpX, whose amino-acid sequence MRRVERWARDPGLTFRMLLVLVGLSFLYVIFVSALIWSGLDTVSVLVIAVLLALFQVFLSEPLALASVGARILKPGELPHLQEMVERVAALAGVPRVRVGIIETPLPNAFAMGKSMRSATVVVTRGLLELLDDEELEAVIAHEIAHVRNRDVLVMTIAGFFVIVAQLVFRFLLWGGGGRSDRDRRGGLALAFLVSLAVWLIGQLLLLALSRYREFVADRMAGILTGRPMALAAALLKIDGRIQRIPDRDLREVQEMAAFFILPPIRRASLASLFSTHPPVEERVRRLEALQRQLEGLA is encoded by the coding sequence ATGCGTCGTGTCGAGCGTTGGGCACGGGATCCAGGTCTTACTTTTCGTATGCTGCTCGTTCTGGTCGGCTTATCCTTTCTGTACGTTATCTTCGTGAGTGCACTGATTTGGAGCGGGCTCGATACCGTCTCCGTGCTGGTCATTGCGGTTCTGCTCGCGCTGTTCCAGGTCTTCCTCTCCGAGCCGCTCGCGCTCGCCAGCGTAGGGGCGCGCATCCTCAAGCCCGGCGAGTTACCGCACCTGCAGGAAATGGTGGAACGTGTCGCTGCGCTCGCTGGCGTTCCGCGGGTGCGGGTGGGAATCATCGAGACTCCTTTGCCCAACGCGTTCGCGATGGGAAAGAGCATGCGGTCGGCGACCGTCGTCGTCACGCGAGGGCTCCTGGAACTCTTGGACGACGAGGAGCTCGAGGCGGTCATCGCCCACGAGATCGCGCACGTTCGCAACCGCGACGTGCTGGTGATGACGATCGCCGGATTTTTCGTGATCGTCGCGCAACTCGTTTTTCGTTTCCTCCTCTGGGGAGGTGGCGGACGGTCGGATCGTGACCGACGCGGTGGTCTCGCACTGGCCTTCCTGGTTTCGCTCGCTGTGTGGCTGATCGGGCAGCTCCTGTTGCTCGCGCTCTCACGCTACCGCGAGTTCGTGGCTGATCGGATGGCCGGAATCTTGACTGGAAGACCGATGGCCCTGGCCGCTGCCCTCCTGAAGATCGATGGCCGTATCCAGCGCATTCCCGACCGTGACTTGCGGGAAGTGCAGGAAATGGCAGCCTTCTTCATTCTTCCGCCGATTCGGCGAGCGAGCTTGGCTTCGCTCTTTTCGACGCACCCACCGGTGGAAGAACGCGTACGCCGGCTCGAGGCGTTGCAGCGACAGCTCGAGGGGCTGGCATGA
- a CDS encoding ABC1 kinase family protein, with protein MIVPRFAGPRRILAHRRRLAEIAAVLSRHGLGFILDALSVPIQPHARRSPDTAHIPAPMRLRLALEELGPTFVKLGQVLSTRDDLLPSRYIEQLALLRDRVPPAPIEAIIREIERSFGRPLEQLFATFDPVPLASASIGQVHAATLPTGTSVVVKVRKPGIAETIEEDLAILREVAEIASRRSPLAASYDLVGLVDEFAWTIRSELDYRREGRNADRFRQLLRHHQDIVIPRVFWHRTTETVLTMRRIDGIPIDRIDELDRANIDRSALANRAGRFVLECILVHGFFHADPHPGNFAVLPDGRLVVYDFGMIGRLDPVQRRELLDALLAVIRGDLDALIDSMSRLGIVRHESDRPALRRELQHLLDRYYGMSLGEYRFGAIADDLFRLMRRWRLTLPPELSLLAKTLSMHEGVGQRLDPNFRPFQLAESYVRRLLIERYLPLTWLPLLARSIEDGVRQAAELPRRIDRLLRRLEQAELEVTMHLAELPDVTHRLSAMVNRLVIAILLAAAAISFSLLLNVWHPDWLVRWAGPLLALGLVSIVFASLILAWQVWRSR; from the coding sequence GTGATCGTGCCACGTTTCGCAGGCCCGCGTCGTATTCTCGCCCATCGCCGGCGACTCGCCGAAATCGCTGCCGTGTTGTCTCGACATGGTCTCGGTTTCATTCTCGACGCACTCAGTGTGCCCATCCAGCCGCATGCTCGGCGCAGTCCAGACACGGCACACATCCCTGCGCCAATGCGACTCCGCCTGGCACTCGAGGAGCTCGGCCCGACATTCGTGAAGCTCGGTCAGGTCCTCTCCACGCGCGACGATCTTCTTCCGTCACGTTACATCGAACAGCTCGCCCTGCTCCGCGATCGAGTCCCCCCGGCTCCCATTGAAGCGATCATCAGGGAAATCGAGCGGAGCTTCGGCCGACCGCTCGAGCAGCTGTTCGCGACCTTCGATCCCGTCCCGTTGGCATCCGCCTCGATCGGCCAGGTGCACGCCGCGACTCTTCCGACCGGAACCTCGGTCGTTGTGAAAGTCCGCAAACCTGGAATTGCCGAAACGATCGAGGAGGATCTCGCTATCCTTCGGGAAGTCGCCGAAATCGCCAGCCGCCGCAGCCCCCTCGCTGCTTCCTACGACCTGGTTGGACTCGTCGATGAGTTCGCGTGGACGATCCGAAGTGAGCTGGACTACCGACGGGAAGGTCGCAATGCCGATCGGTTTCGACAGCTCTTGCGTCACCACCAAGATATCGTGATTCCACGCGTCTTTTGGCACCGGACGACCGAGACGGTCCTCACAATGCGCCGGATCGACGGGATACCGATCGATCGCATCGACGAACTCGATCGAGCAAACATCGACCGTTCAGCGCTCGCCAACCGTGCCGGCCGGTTCGTCCTCGAATGCATTCTCGTGCACGGCTTTTTCCATGCCGATCCGCATCCCGGAAACTTCGCGGTCCTGCCGGACGGTCGACTCGTCGTCTATGATTTCGGTATGATCGGTCGGCTCGACCCGGTCCAACGTCGTGAACTCCTCGATGCCTTGCTCGCCGTGATCCGCGGCGATCTCGATGCCCTCATCGACAGTATGAGTCGTCTCGGTATCGTCCGGCACGAGTCCGATCGTCCGGCACTCCGCCGGGAACTGCAGCATCTTCTCGACCGCTATTACGGCATGAGCCTCGGCGAGTATCGCTTCGGCGCAATCGCTGACGATCTCTTCCGGCTGATGCGTCGTTGGCGTCTCACCCTGCCCCCGGAACTCAGTCTCCTGGCAAAGACGCTGTCCATGCACGAAGGAGTCGGACAGCGGCTCGATCCGAACTTCCGACCGTTCCAGCTCGCCGAGTCCTATGTCCGGCGACTCCTCATCGAGCGCTACCTTCCCCTCACCTGGCTCCCGCTCTTGGCTCGTTCGATCGAGGACGGAGTCCGTCAGGCGGCAGAGTTACCGCGCCGGATCGATCGCCTCCTGCGCCGACTCGAACAAGCCGAACTCGAAGTGACCATGCATCTCGCAGAACTCCCAGACGTCACCCACCGCTTGAGCGCCATGGTCAATCGTCTGGTGATCGCGATTCTCCTCGCTGCTGCGGCCATCAGCTTCAGTCTCCTCCTCAACGTCTGGCACCCGGACTGGCTCGTCCGCTGGGCAGGACCACTGCTCGCACTCGGCCTCGTCAGTATCGTGTTCGCCTCGCTGATTCTCGCCTGGCAGGTCTGGCGCAGTCGCTAG